In the genome of Vidua macroura isolate BioBank_ID:100142 chromosome 19, ASM2450914v1, whole genome shotgun sequence, one region contains:
- the GRIN2C gene encoding LOW QUALITY PROTEIN: glutamate receptor ionotropic, NMDA 2C (The sequence of the model RefSeq protein was modified relative to this genomic sequence to represent the inferred CDS: inserted 2 bases in 1 codon) has protein sequence MAAGARRSPRHLLPPGPPPVHTRSAPAPSFLRSRPCLQPPLQSRRRRRRQGRAGTDGGRRSPPSAAAGADPAPRGCPAGGEALEEPNPRWDEPRRSRGACRHRAAAVPDMLVDMGRAPAHALLLSMVLGCSAAFTDILLPGAEEPVVNVAVVFGGTSYPLHIRSRLSPQSFLDMPLEIHPITVVVNNTNPSTLLTQICDILAGHKIHGIIFEDNVGTEAVAQILDFISSQTQIPIISISGGSAVVLTPKEPGSAFLQLGVSIEQQIQVIFKVLEEYDWGSFAVITSLYPGYNIFLDVIRSFTDASYFGWELQEVLTFEMSQEQSSSRTQRLLRQIDAQVLIVYCSREEAEYLFSMAEQAGLVGPGYIWIVPSMTVGNMEVPPSSFPVGLISVVTESWKLSLRQKVRDGVAIIAMGAASFFRAHGYLPEVGRDCWTPTRTTATNTSFYRHLLNVTWEHRDFSFNEGGYLVKPTMVVITLNQHRLWEMVGKWEKGIIHMKYPVWPRYGSFMQPVVDNRHLTVATLEERPFVIVENTDPSTGVCVRNTVPCRKQTNSSQSGDGLVDPYTKLCCKGFCIDILKKLAKAVKFSYDLYLVTNGKHGKIVRGVWNGMIGEVYYKRADMAIGSLTINEERSEIVDFSVPFVETGISVMVARSNGTVSPSAFLEPYSPAVWVMMFVMCLTVVAITVFVFEYFSPVGYNQNLTSGKRPGGPSFTIGKSVWLLWALVFNNSVPIENPKGTTSKIMVLIWAFFAVIFLASYTANLAAFMIQEQYIDTVSGLSDRKFQRPQEQYPPFRFGTVPNGSTERNIRSNYPDMHTHMVKYNQRSVEDALTSLKMGKLDAFIYDAAVLNYMAGKDEGCKLVTIGSGKVFATTGYGIALQKDSRWKRAIDLALLQFLGDGETQKLETVWLSGICQNEKNEVMSSKLDIDNMAGVFYMLLVAMGLSLLVFAWEHLVYWKLRHSVPKSHKLDFLLAISRGIYSCFNGVQTLSSPGRAPTPDVTASSAQANVLKMLQAAKEMVTTASVGGSLEQATRTIEDWSNHSERLQTTFSLRTPQLVVQNSTGAHRGPPSGPQPAERLGRAYAPKGAPLGLPLPQPVPVDSRLHGEENWRGXENEHPHLLHPLKFRCVGDEALTGFPHLLVKTSPGGDYGEQMLVGNHVGAPLPPPTSPRDLPPPDIYREHKRLSGRGDRLQNKPLLPRDGAHGGSGTLPRLLSAAEKKREVGSAFLLPSCSRGAFPKVTRTCRARGEPSRPEAAVMEREKLSRWASSARAPGERGEKRRPAGLRRCGAPRLAARADVPDLFPEAEAGRGCGSRCPQAAGRLPPRSPVTRLPSYREACRQNPRATFTVPACAPHACMNSYANLPLYTRRLSRGSAPSREHPEVHPCDRGSGRWDSACRDCGRRGELALLRAVGAERRDPLVARGVASPCAGGSWRRVSSLESEV, from the exons ggacatgctGGTGGACATGGGCAGAGCCCCAGCGCACGCTCTGCTACTGTCGATGGTGCTGGGCTGCTCGGCTGCCTTCACGGACATCCTGCTGCCGGGTGCTGAGGAGCCGGTGGTCAACGTGGCTGTGGTGTTTGGGGGCACGTCCTACCCCCTGCACATCCGCTCCCGCCTGAGCCCCCAGAGCTTCCTGGACATGCCCCTGGAGATCCACCCCATCACTGTTGTCGTCAACAACACCAACCCCAGCACCCTCCTCACCCAGATCTGCGACATCCTTGCCGGCCACAAGATCCACGGCATCATCTTTGAAGACAACGTGGGCACGGAGGCCGTGGCCCAGATCCTTGACTTCATCTCCTCCCAGACCCAGATCCCCATCATCAGCATCAGTGGTGGGTCTGCAGTGGTCCTGACCCCAAAG gAGCCTGGATCAGCTTTCCTGCAGTTGGGTGTCTCCATCGAGCAGCAAATTCAGGTGATCTTCAAGGTGCTGGAGGAATACGACTGGGGCTCCTTTGCTGTCATCACCAGCCTCTACCCAGGCTACAACATCTTCCTGGATGTCATCCGCTCCTTCACGGATGCCAGCTACTTTGGTTGGGAGCTGCAAGAGGTGCTCACCTTTGAGAtgagccaggagcagagcagctccaggacgCAGCGGCTCTTGCGCCAGATTGATGCCCAGGTCCTCATTGTTTACTGCTCCCGAGAGGAGGCCGAGTATCTCTTCTCCATGGCAGAACAAGCTGGGCTTGTGGGGCCAGGATACATCTGGATCGTGCCCAGCATGACAGTGGGCAACATGGAGGTGCcaccctcctccttcccagttGGCCTCATCAGCGTGGTGACGGAGAGCTGGAAGCTGAGCCTGCGGCAGAAGGTGCGGGATGGCGTGGCCATCATTGCCATGGGGGCAGCCAGCTTCTTCCGTGCCCATGGCTACCTTCCAGAGGTAGGGCGGGACTGCTGGACCCCCACCAGGACCACTGCCACCAACACAAGCTTCTACCG GCACCTTCTCAATGTGACATGGGAGCACAGGGACTTCTCCTTCAATGAAGGTGGCTACTTGGTCAAGCCCACCATGGTGGTGATCACGCTCAACCAGCACCGGCTCTGGGAGATG GTGGGCAAGTGGGAGAAAGGCATCATCCACATGAAATACCCGGTGTGGCCCCGCTATGGCTCCTTCATGCAGCCTGTGGTCGACAACCGCCACCTGACAGTGGCCACCCTGGAGGAGAGACCCTTCGTCATCGTGGAGAACACGGACCCCAGCACAGGGGTCTGCGTGCGCAACACTGTGCCCTGCCGCAAGCAGACCAACTCCTCCCAGAG TGGTGATGGCCTTGTGGATCCCTACACTAAGCTGTGTTGCAAAGGTTTCTGCATCGACATCCTGAAGAAACTGGCCAAGGCAGTGAAGTTCTCCTACGACCTCTACCTGGTGACCAATGGCAAACACGGCAAGATCGTCCGTGGGGTCTGGAACGGCATGATTGGTGAG GTGTACTACAAGCGTGCAGACATGGCCATCGGCTCCCTCACCATCAATGAGGAGCGGTCTGAGATTGTGGATTTCTCCGTACCCTTTGTGGAGACGGGCATCAGCGTCATGGTGGCCCGGAGCAACGGCACTGTGTCCCCCTCCGCTTTCCTGG AGCCTTACAGCCCAGCCGTGTGGGTCATGATGTTTGTCATGTGCCTCACTGTGGTGGCCATCACCGTCTTCGTGTTCGAGTATTTCAGCCCCGTTGGCTACAACCAAAATCTCACCAGCGGCAAGA ggccgGGAGGTCCCTCCTTCACCATTGGCAAGTCCGTGTGGTTGCTGTGGGCTCTGGTCTTCAACAACTCAGTCCCCATCGAGAACCCCAAGGGCACCACCAGCAAGATCATGGTGCTCATCTGGGCCTTCTTCGCTGTCATCTTCCTCGCCAGCTACACGGCCAACCTGGCTGCCTTCATGATCCAGGAGCAGTACATTGACACTGTGTCGGGGCTGAGTGACAGGAAG TTCCAGAGGCCACAGGAGCAGTATCCACCCTTCCGCTTTGGCACTGTCCCCAATGGCAGCACCGAGAGGAACATCCGCAGCAACTACCCcgacatgcacacacacatggtGAAGTACAACCAGCGCTCTGTGGAGGACGCCCTCACCAGCCTCAAAATGGG GAAGCTGGATGCCTTCATCTACGACGCGGCGGTGCTCAACTACATGGCAGGCAAGGATGAGGGCTGCAAGCTGGTGACCATCGGCAGTGGGAAGGTGTTTGCCACCACGGGCTATGGCATTGCCCTGCAGAAGGACTCGCGCTGGAAACGAGCCATTGACTTGGCCCTGCTCCAGTTCCTGGGAGACG GTGAGACCCAGAAGCTGGAGACAGTTTGGCTGTCAGGGATCTGCCAGAATGAGAAGAATGAGGTGATGAGCAGCAAGCTGGACATTGACAACATGGCTGGGGTTTTCTACATGCTGCTGGTGGCCATGGGGCTGAGCCTGCTGGTCTTCGCTTGGGAGCACCTCGTCTACTGGAAGCTGCGTCATTCCGTACCCAAGTCCCACAAGCTTGACTTCCTCCTGGCCATCAGCAGG GGCATCTACAGCTGCTTCAATGGGGTGCAGACCCTGTCGAGCCCCGGGCGGGCACCCACACCCGATGTTactgccagctcagcccaggcCAACGTGCTGAAAATGCTGCAGGCGGCCAAAGAGATGGTGACAACGGCCAGCGTGGGCGGCTCACTGGAGCAGGCCACCCGCACCATTGAGGACTGGAGCAACCACAGCGAGCGCCTCCAGACCACCTTCTCCCTGAGGACACCTCAGCTCGTGGTGCAGAACAGCACCGGCGCACACCGGGGGCCCCCCTCTGGCCCACAACCTGCCGAGAGGCTGGGGAGAGCCTACGCTCCCAAGGGTGCTCCCCTGGGGCTGCCACTGCCCCAGCCCGTCCCCGTGGACTCCCGTCTGCACGGAGAGGAGAACTGGAGAGG GGAAAACGAGCACCCCCACCTGCTACACCCCCTGAAGTTTCGGTGTGTAGGGGATGAAGCCCTCACAGGTTTCCCCCACCTCCTGGTGAAGACGTCCCCAGGAGGGGATTATGGGGAGCAGATGCTGGTGGGAAACCATGTCGGGGCTCCCCTCCCGCCCCCCACATCCCCCAGGGACCTCCCACCACCGGACATCTACAGGGAGCACAAGCGGCTGTCGGGACGTGGGGACCGGCTGCAAAACAAGCCCTTGCTCCCGAGGGACGGGGCACACGGGGGCTCAGGGACTCTGCCCCGGCTGCTCTCGGCAGCGGAGAAGAAGCGGGAGGTGGGCAGCGCCTTCCTGCTTCCATCCTGCTCTCGCGGAGCCTTCCCGAAAGTCACCAGGACTTGCAGAGCCAGGGGCGAGCCGTCGCGGCCGGAGGCGGCGGTGATGGAGCGGGAGAAGCTGAGTCGGTGGGCGAGCTCGGCCAGGGCGCCCGGGGAGCGCGGCGAGAAGCGGCGAcccgcggggctgcggcgcTGCGGGGCCCCCCGCCTGGCTGCCCGCGCCGATGTGCCCGACCTCTTCCCCGAAGCCGAGGCCGGCCGCGGCTGCGGCTCCCGCTGCCCGCAGGCCGCTGGCCGGCTGCCACCGCGCTCGCCCGTGACCAGGCTGCCGTCCTACCGGGAGGCTTGCCGGCAAAACCCTCGTGCCACCTTCACCGTGCCGGCGTGCGCTCCCCACGCCTGCATGAACTCCTACGCCAACCTGCCCCTCTACACTAGACGCCTCTCGCGGGGGTCCGCGCCGTCCCGGGAGCACCCCGAGGTGCACCCCTGTGACCGGGGATCCGGGCGCTGGGACAGCGCCTGCAGAGACTGTGGGAGGCGTGGGGAGCTGGCCTTGCTGCGGGCGGTGGGGGCAGAGAGGAGGGACCCACTGGTGGCCCGAGGGGTGGCGAGTCCCTGCGCCGGCGGGTCCTGGCGGCGGGTCTCCAGCCTGGAGTCGGAGGTGtga